From one Paenibacillus terrae HPL-003 genomic stretch:
- the nirB gene encoding nitrite reductase large subunit NirB, giving the protein MNHIKKLVLVGNGMAGIRTLEHLLKIAPGVCDITVFGAEPHPNYNRIMLSSVLAGGAGLQDIVINDWSWYEENHIRLYTGDPVTEIDTDKRQVTSRSGVCVPYDLLLLATGSNAFILPLPGANKEGVIGFRDIRDCETMMETAKTHKKAAVIGGGLLGLEAARGLLNLGMDVTVIHIHEHIMDRQLDEAASLMLRRELEEQGMNFLVNKRTAAITGRRRVEGLKFADGSELEADLIVMAVGIIPDIELAVSAGIPVNRGIIVNDYMETGIPGIYAVGECAEHRGITYGLVAPLYEQGGVLAQRLAGMETPGYSGSVISTRLKVSGVDVFSAGCYKDESGTRSLRYQDEIGGVYKKIVIKEEKLIGAVLFGDTSDGAKLFSLIKNGESVLGREKELLLGLTPGQSEANGSMMLEQMPDDEIVCGCNGVSKGDIGEAVAAGCRSLGEIKACTKASASCGGCKPLVEGLLQLYAGAETGEPVKEGICGCTTLDREAIIGGIREMGLKSVKEAMNVLGWSEPEGCTKCRPALNYYLGMVWPLDYEDEKESRFTNERYHANIQKDGTYSVVPRIYGGVTSPADLKKIAAVAEKYNVPLVKFTGGQRLDLLGVKKEDLPGIWSELDMPSGHAYGKTLRTVKTCVGNTFCRFGTQDAMGMGIRLEKAFERMNAPAKVKLAVSGCPRNCAEATIKDLGVVAIDGGWGIYVGGNGGIKVRASELLCTVKTEDEVMEWTGAYLQYYREQANWGERTAHWVERVGLESIKQALANAETRQELVGRIEETLSTTTDPWREIIHDKELLKNFVQLPELNSVTE; this is encoded by the coding sequence ATGAACCACATCAAAAAGCTAGTGCTGGTCGGCAACGGAATGGCGGGGATACGCACCCTTGAGCATTTACTGAAGATCGCTCCGGGCGTATGTGACATTACGGTATTCGGAGCCGAGCCACACCCGAATTATAACCGGATTATGCTATCCTCCGTCTTGGCTGGAGGGGCTGGCTTACAGGATATTGTCATCAACGATTGGAGCTGGTATGAAGAAAATCATATCCGGTTGTATACAGGTGATCCTGTCACAGAGATCGACACAGACAAGCGCCAGGTGACGTCCCGCTCCGGTGTATGCGTCCCTTATGATTTGCTGCTGCTGGCTACAGGCTCCAACGCTTTCATCCTGCCACTTCCAGGAGCAAACAAGGAAGGGGTTATTGGCTTCCGGGATATCCGTGACTGTGAAACGATGATGGAGACAGCGAAGACGCACAAAAAAGCAGCCGTCATCGGTGGCGGATTGCTGGGGCTAGAGGCAGCCAGGGGGCTGCTCAATTTGGGAATGGATGTTACGGTTATTCATATTCACGAACATATTATGGATCGGCAGCTGGATGAGGCCGCTTCCCTTATGCTAAGGCGCGAGCTGGAGGAGCAGGGAATGAATTTTCTGGTCAATAAGAGAACGGCAGCTATCACAGGCCGCCGCCGTGTGGAGGGATTGAAATTTGCCGACGGCAGTGAGCTGGAAGCGGATCTAATCGTTATGGCAGTAGGCATCATACCAGACATTGAGCTTGCAGTGTCGGCAGGAATTCCTGTCAATCGCGGCATTATCGTAAATGATTACATGGAAACAGGCATCCCCGGTATATACGCCGTAGGCGAATGTGCAGAGCACCGGGGAATCACCTACGGGCTGGTGGCTCCATTATATGAGCAGGGGGGTGTGCTGGCCCAGCGGCTCGCCGGAATGGAGACTCCGGGCTATAGTGGTTCCGTCATTTCGACAAGACTGAAGGTATCGGGCGTAGACGTGTTTTCCGCAGGTTGCTATAAGGACGAATCGGGAACGCGTTCCCTTCGATATCAGGATGAAATTGGCGGTGTCTACAAAAAAATCGTAATCAAGGAAGAAAAACTGATCGGAGCCGTCCTGTTCGGCGATACATCTGACGGAGCCAAGTTGTTTTCGCTAATCAAAAACGGCGAGTCGGTGCTTGGCCGTGAGAAAGAACTGTTGCTCGGCTTGACCCCTGGCCAATCAGAAGCAAATGGCTCCATGATGCTGGAGCAAATGCCTGACGACGAAATTGTATGCGGATGTAATGGTGTGTCCAAGGGGGACATCGGAGAGGCGGTTGCGGCTGGCTGCCGAAGCCTCGGGGAGATTAAGGCCTGTACGAAGGCGTCCGCATCATGTGGCGGCTGCAAGCCATTAGTGGAGGGGCTATTACAGCTATATGCAGGCGCCGAAACAGGGGAACCGGTTAAAGAAGGCATTTGCGGCTGTACGACACTTGACCGGGAAGCGATTATTGGTGGCATCCGGGAAATGGGATTGAAGAGCGTCAAAGAAGCGATGAACGTGCTGGGTTGGAGCGAACCTGAAGGGTGTACCAAATGCCGACCGGCCCTCAATTACTATCTGGGTATGGTGTGGCCTCTGGATTACGAGGATGAGAAGGAATCCAGATTCACGAATGAAAGATACCATGCCAACATCCAGAAAGATGGCACCTATTCTGTTGTGCCTCGCATTTATGGAGGAGTTACTTCACCTGCTGATCTGAAGAAAATTGCTGCTGTCGCGGAGAAATATAATGTGCCTTTGGTGAAATTTACGGGCGGACAGCGTCTTGACCTGCTAGGTGTGAAAAAAGAGGATTTGCCAGGTATCTGGTCCGAGTTAGACATGCCGTCCGGGCATGCGTACGGGAAGACGCTGCGAACGGTTAAGACATGCGTCGGCAACACCTTTTGCCGTTTCGGCACTCAGGATGCCATGGGAATGGGTATCCGGCTGGAAAAGGCATTTGAGCGCATGAATGCCCCGGCCAAGGTTAAACTGGCTGTATCCGGTTGTCCGCGCAACTGCGCCGAAGCGACGATTAAGGATTTAGGCGTCGTCGCTATCGATGGTGGCTGGGGGATTTACGTTGGCGGTAACGGCGGCATTAAGGTACGGGCGTCTGAACTACTTTGCACCGTGAAAACAGAGGATGAAGTCATGGAATGGACTGGCGCCTATCTGCAGTATTACCGCGAGCAAGCCAATTGGGGCGAGCGCACAGCGCATTGGGTAGA
- a CDS encoding anthranilate phosphoribosyltransferase: MNIIEILKEVGRGKRGARDLNYVEAEAAAELIMTRSATPAQIGAFFASERIKMESIAELEAFVNVCRKYAHRFPMQEGIDFAGPYDGRKSSFIATFATAFLVAAHGVPVTMHGSAPLPPKWGITLPLLLQEMGVTSENMTHETAIHAAKLTGVLFVASEHWCPPLRELRTIREELGLRTVLNTTEKLVDYGASPYIVFGVFHNTVFDKMAKLMQHLNYHRALIVQGSEGSEDLFIDRPTRTYLIANGEVLLQVIDPEMYGLDSVVPEHNWTPAEQLRITEEVLQSTAPLAFSNQVLLNGAVRLFVAGRVDSIEEGLYTCKPLLENGAAWDLYCRWREAMLTKEIKMEASVSEPWLHL, encoded by the coding sequence ATGAACATTATTGAAATATTAAAAGAAGTTGGACGTGGCAAAAGAGGCGCCCGGGATTTGAATTACGTCGAAGCCGAAGCCGCTGCCGAACTTATTATGACCCGATCAGCAACGCCTGCACAAATCGGAGCCTTCTTTGCCTCGGAACGCATCAAAATGGAGAGCATTGCCGAGCTAGAAGCATTCGTAAACGTCTGTCGTAAATATGCCCACCGCTTCCCGATGCAGGAAGGTATAGATTTCGCAGGTCCCTACGATGGCAGAAAATCATCATTTATCGCCACCTTTGCCACCGCTTTTTTAGTCGCCGCGCACGGGGTCCCGGTGACGATGCACGGAAGTGCGCCCCTCCCTCCTAAATGGGGTATTACACTCCCCCTTTTGCTGCAGGAAATGGGGGTAACATCTGAAAACATGACACACGAAACGGCCATTCACGCCGCAAAGTTGACAGGCGTACTATTCGTAGCCTCTGAACATTGGTGTCCGCCTCTGAGAGAGCTGCGTACGATCCGCGAAGAGCTGGGGCTGCGTACGGTGCTGAACACAACCGAGAAACTGGTTGATTACGGCGCTTCTCCGTATATCGTATTCGGCGTTTTCCACAATACGGTGTTTGACAAGATGGCGAAACTGATGCAGCACCTGAATTACCACAGGGCTCTGATCGTCCAGGGAAGCGAAGGATCGGAGGATCTGTTCATTGACCGACCAACTCGGACTTACCTGATTGCTAACGGCGAGGTATTACTACAGGTTATCGATCCGGAAATGTACGGGTTAGATTCGGTAGTACCCGAGCATAACTGGACCCCTGCTGAACAGCTGCGGATAACGGAGGAAGTGTTACAAAGCACAGCTCCTTTAGCCTTTTCGAATCAAGTGCTGCTCAACGGCGCAGTCCGGCTGTTCGTTGCAGGCCGAGTCGACTCTATAGAGGAAGGCTTGTACACCTGCAAACCACTGCTGGAAAACGGGGCTGCCTGGGACTTGTATTGTCGCTGGCGTGAAGCTATGCTCACAAAAGAAATAAAAATGGAAGCCAGCGTATCCGAACCTTGGCTGCATTTATAG
- a CDS encoding ANTAR domain-containing response regulator, whose translation MRSLLIIHPHSEHVSGEAHAVSLRQTGPEQLLESNGYLTLPCRDESEIKQLIHDADAAVLNIPVGTISTWSARLEQARAIPLLWWCSAESALSSTESCEANVPVDGILIPSMAAHELNWALHFSAKRFFERQHWLSERKQLTARLEERKWIDMAKAILGEVNGIPEAEAYDLLRKKAMNERKRIVDVAISIVKAQQMLKA comes from the coding sequence TTGCGTTCCTTGTTGATAATTCATCCACATTCAGAGCATGTATCCGGAGAGGCTCACGCCGTTTCCTTACGGCAGACAGGACCTGAGCAGCTTTTGGAGTCCAACGGATATCTGACGCTACCCTGTCGTGATGAATCTGAAATCAAACAGCTGATTCATGATGCAGATGCGGCGGTGCTGAATATACCTGTCGGCACCATCAGCACATGGTCCGCCAGGCTGGAGCAAGCCAGAGCAATCCCGTTGCTCTGGTGGTGCAGCGCAGAATCTGCTCTGTCATCGACGGAATCCTGTGAAGCCAATGTTCCCGTCGACGGCATTTTAATCCCTTCCATGGCAGCACATGAGCTGAATTGGGCTCTTCACTTTAGCGCCAAACGCTTTTTCGAACGCCAGCACTGGCTAAGTGAACGCAAACAACTGACCGCTCGGCTGGAAGAGCGCAAATGGATTGACATGGCCAAAGCAATACTTGGTGAAGTAAACGGCATTCCGGAAGCGGAAGCATACGATTTGCTGCGAAAAAAAGCAATGAATGAGCGCAAACGGATCGTTGATGTAGCCATCTCCATCGTCAAAGCACAGCAAATGCTAAAGGCATAG